A window of Campylobacter cuniculorum DSM 23162 = LMG 24588 contains these coding sequences:
- the ccoO gene encoding cytochrome-c oxidase, cbb3-type subunit II, whose product MFSWLEKNPFFFAVAVFIVIAYAGVVEVLPSFADNARPIEGKKPYSVLQLAGRQVYINESCNACHSQLIRPFKSETDRYGEYSKSGEFAYDRPFLWGSKRTGPDLARVGNYRTADWHENHMFDPTSVVPGSIMPAYKHMFNKNADIETAYAEAVTVKKVFNVPYDVEGQTKLGTWQEASEEVQAEAKIIVDQMKNQEIKDAFARGEIREIVALIAYLNSLK is encoded by the coding sequence ATGTTTAGTTGGTTAGAAAAAAATCCATTCTTTTTTGCTGTGGCGGTTTTTATTGTAATCGCTTATGCGGGCGTCGTTGAGGTTTTGCCAAGTTTTGCAGACAATGCAAGACCGATTGAAGGTAAAAAACCTTATTCGGTTTTACAACTTGCAGGGCGTCAAGTGTATATCAATGAAAGCTGTAATGCTTGTCATTCGCAACTCATTCGTCCTTTCAAATCTGAAACCGATCGCTATGGAGAGTATTCTAAGAGTGGTGAATTTGCTTATGATAGACCTTTCTTATGGGGTTCTAAAAGGACAGGACCAGATTTAGCACGTGTAGGAAATTATAGAACAGCTGATTGGCATGAAAATCATATGTTTGACCCAACTTCAGTCGTTCCCGGTTCCATTATGCCAGCATATAAGCATATGTTTAATAAAAATGCCGATATTGAAACAGCTTATGCAGAGGCTGTAACGGTTAAAAAAGTTTTCAATGTCCCTTATGATGTTGAAGGACAGACAAAACTAGGCACTTGGCAAGAAGCAAGTGAGGAAGTTCAAGCTGAAGCTAAAATTATCGTTGATCAGATGAAAAATCAAGAAATCAAAGATGCTTTTGCAAGAGGTGAAATCAGAGAAATTGTTGCTTTAATTGCCTATCTTAATAGCTTAAAGTAA
- a CDS encoding cytochrome c oxidase, cbb3-type, CcoQ subunit, with translation MENLETIFAVIKNLITFNLSAIQKHEWELFQGYGFFMLVVFLVVVLYAYCFHLYRSEATGEKNYEKYAKLALEDDIDDSVLENKRSA, from the coding sequence ATGGAAAATTTGGAAACGATTTTTGCTGTGATTAAAAATTTAATTACATTTAATTTATCGGCGATTCAAAAACATGAGTGGGAGCTTTTCCAAGGCTATGGTTTTTTTATGCTTGTAGTTTTTTTGGTAGTAGTTTTATACGCATATTGTTTTCATCTTTACAGGAGTGAAGCAACAGGCGAAAAAAATTATGAAAAATATGCTAAACTCGCTCTTGAAGATGATATTGATGATAGTGTTTTAGAAAATAAAAGGAGTGCTTGA
- a CDS encoding cbb3-type cytochrome c oxidase N-terminal domain-containing protein produces the protein MQWLNLEDNVNLLSLIGAILIILITLVVVGRMFQQMKETKGEAELSEHNWDGIGEYKNAVPLGWAIMFLLLIVWAIWYFLLGYPLNSYSQIGEYNQEVAAHNAKFQEKFHNLSADDKVAMGENLFLVQCSACHGITGDGINGKAQNLGVWGSEEGIIEVLNKGSKGMNYAMGEMAPAADLGVNAEDVPAVAAYVAKEISAIKKTANENLVARGKEVFATCTACHGEDGTGVIGGEVMAPNLTQYGSAEFVVDVLNRGKDGNIGVMPKFSSNILNDIQKQAVGEYVISLSRGE, from the coding sequence ATGCAATGGTTAAATTTAGAAGATAATGTCAATCTTTTGTCTTTGATTGGAGCTATTCTCATCATTTTAATCACGCTTGTGGTTGTGGGTAGAATGTTTCAACAAATGAAAGAGACAAAAGGCGAAGCTGAATTAAGTGAGCATAATTGGGATGGCATAGGAGAATATAAAAATGCTGTTCCTTTGGGTTGGGCTATTATGTTTTTACTTTTGATTGTTTGGGCAATTTGGTATTTCTTATTAGGGTATCCTTTAAATTCTTATTCTCAAATTGGTGAGTATAATCAAGAAGTTGCCGCACACAATGCAAAATTCCAAGAAAAATTCCATAATCTCTCTGCAGATGATAAGGTTGCAATGGGAGAGAATTTATTCTTAGTTCAATGTTCAGCTTGTCATGGAATTACAGGAGATGGAATCAATGGAAAGGCTCAAAATTTAGGTGTTTGGGGTTCTGAAGAGGGAATTATCGAGGTTTTAAACAAAGGCTCAAAAGGTATGAATTACGCAATGGGAGAAATGGCACCAGCAGCTGACCTCGGCGTAAATGCAGAAGACGTTCCAGCCGTAGCTGCTTATGTGGCTAAAGAAATTTCTGCGATTAAAAAGACAGCCAACGAAAATTTAGTGGCTCGTGGGAAAGAAGTTTTTGCAACTTGCACCGCTTGTCATGGAGAGGATGGCACAGGAGTGATTGGTGGCGAGGTTATGGCACCAAATTTAACTCAATATGGTTCTGCTGAATTTGTTGTTGATGTGTTAAATCGCGGTAAAGATGGCAATATAGGTGTAATGCCTAAGTTTAGTAGCAATATTTTAAATGATATTCAAAAACAAGCAGTTGGCGAATATGTAATTTCTCTTTCAAGAGGTGAGTGA
- a CDS encoding DUF4006 family protein: MMENTNRCVFSLSGVTGMLIATVLLLTILVLLTIWGIKAQQEVMQKPYIFKDAQKVQMIGSKSSDHRVIKEIR; encoded by the coding sequence GTGATGGAAAATACAAACAGATGCGTATTCTCCCTTTCGGGAGTTACAGGGATGTTGATTGCAACGGTTTTATTGCTTACAATTTTAGTTTTATTAACGATTTGGGGGATTAAAGCTCAACAAGAGGTGATGCAAAAGCCTTATATTTTTAAAGACGCCCAAAAGGTTCAAATGATAGGTTCTAAGTCTAGTGATCATAGGGTTATAAAGGAAATACGATGA
- a CDS encoding FixH family protein: MSKDKTFWPYGILLSILAIIIACIVTIVYASRYPVYEDDFYLDSYQNIDYHFNEIQRKQTNFNQLFNLSFQNDKITILGKRKIKSYEVSSAELLHFKIEKLANLNPNILKTQILLTRPHQNTQDQVLQAKIEKDTLNIQLPNELESGRWQLKIKLIADDEAIGFYNFELKIP; this comes from the coding sequence ATGTCTAAAGATAAAACCTTTTGGCCCTATGGAATTTTATTGTCTATTTTGGCTATTATTATTGCTTGTATTGTAACTATTGTTTATGCAAGCCGTTATCCGGTTTATGAGGATGATTTTTACTTAGATTCATATCAAAATATAGATTATCATTTTAATGAAATTCAACGAAAGCAAACGAATTTTAATCAACTTTTCAATCTATCTTTTCAAAATGATAAAATCACAATTTTAGGCAAAAGAAAAATAAAATCTTACGAGGTTTCATCTGCAGAACTTTTGCATTTTAAGATAGAAAAACTTGCTAATTTAAATCCTAATATATTAAAAACTCAAATTTTACTTACAAGACCTCATCAAAACACTCAAGATCAAGTTCTTCAAGCAAAGATTGAAAAGGATACTTTAAACATTCAGCTTCCAAATGAACTTGAAAGTGGCAGATGGCAACTTAAAATCAAACTCATTGCAGATGATGAAGCAATAGGTTTTTACAATTTTGAACTTAAAATTCCATGA
- a CDS encoding PD-(D/E)XK nuclease family protein: MKLLVFSSSRKIKEYYNSFKNQDSLIDNAILIEDFLENVCLVKGRKASEYESLLFMQEACKQSKDLEQKLGISSEFFAFLRNNEYLFSFFKELCLEKKDIQELKNNDYYAAYNEHLEILDEVLKNYLNLLKTQNLYDNLSLIRDYFIHWDFLEDYESIIYDMQGFLSTFEKDLLKELSKRKSVILKFNTSVFNLEYLKSLDFLEHLNLEINKSYEFNISTKEMLKQDAFDSKNTSIKVQSFELRSLQVAYVMNEIATFIHEGLKAENIVVITPDESFCELLKLLDKNNNLNFASGKSIQESEFYQKLRALYLSANLEDFDFNETKDYFEDKKTIFDYHNSLLHYFELEFKEFKRHFNQKCDLEYFNALLERLLENENDELKFLIKEQMLFIADLFKNQTLKLKELLELFLIQIKSLKLSSVGGGKVVVMGLLESRGLCFDGVIIVDFNDDIIPKRSVNELFLNNEIRKNSGLISYERRENLQRFYYESLMKNAQKISISYVENEEKIKSRFLDELAFKCDTQTEFTQKAYLQALKFDYKPIKLDLKPLDAPVLKHKLFDKPLSFSRLNLFLKQKRTYYYRYILNLLEPRAFLEQNRAKNLGILIHKLLELYYKNNEKNHFDEKKFLILLENEKHTINALDFEILKLKSHHFAQSEKKHFEQGFKVSELEYKISEDNPKIFQFQTPLGQVKSVDLIGQIDRIDTLLGKDKLIIDYKNGKIEENSYQLAFYKALSFENADAKFYDLNDFVLKTGKNTKTLEELKELFSELLEQDEFEFENEKDTYCPYKLIYKKDLK, translated from the coding sequence ATGAAACTTTTGGTTTTTAGCTCTTCAAGAAAGATTAAAGAATACTATAATTCTTTTAAGAATCAAGATTCTTTGATTGATAATGCAATTTTAATCGAAGATTTTTTGGAAAATGTTTGCTTGGTTAAAGGACGCAAAGCAAGTGAATATGAGAGTTTGCTGTTCATGCAAGAAGCTTGTAAGCAAAGCAAGGATTTAGAGCAAAAATTAGGAATTTCAAGCGAATTTTTCGCTTTTTTAAGAAACAATGAATACCTCTTTTCTTTTTTTAAAGAACTCTGTCTTGAAAAAAAAGATATACAAGAGCTTAAAAATAACGATTATTACGCAGCTTACAACGAGCATTTAGAGATTTTAGATGAGGTTTTAAAAAATTATTTGAATCTTTTAAAAACACAAAATTTATATGATAATCTTTCTTTGATTAGGGATTATTTTATTCATTGGGATTTTTTAGAGGATTATGAAAGCATAATTTATGATATGCAAGGTTTTTTAAGCACTTTTGAGAAGGATTTACTCAAAGAACTTTCAAAACGAAAGTCTGTAATCTTAAAATTTAATACAAGTGTGTTTAATTTAGAATATCTCAAAAGTTTGGATTTTCTAGAGCATTTGAATTTAGAGATAAACAAAAGCTATGAATTTAATATAAGCACCAAAGAGATGTTAAAGCAAGACGCGTTTGATTCTAAAAATACTTCGATTAAGGTGCAAAGTTTTGAGCTAAGAAGCTTACAAGTGGCTTATGTGATGAATGAAATTGCAACTTTCATTCATGAAGGATTGAAAGCTGAAAATATTGTTGTTATAACGCCTGATGAGAGTTTTTGCGAACTTTTAAAGCTTTTAGATAAAAACAATAATCTTAATTTTGCAAGTGGAAAAAGCATACAAGAGAGTGAATTTTATCAAAAATTAAGAGCCTTGTATTTGAGTGCGAATTTAGAGGATTTTGATTTTAATGAAACGAAAGATTATTTTGAAGATAAAAAAACGATTTTTGATTATCATAATAGTCTTTTGCATTATTTTGAGCTAGAATTTAAAGAATTTAAAAGGCATTTCAATCAAAAATGCGATTTAGAATATTTTAATGCTCTGCTTGAAAGGCTTTTAGAAAATGAAAATGATGAATTAAAATTTCTTATTAAAGAGCAAATGCTTTTTATTGCAGATTTATTTAAGAATCAAACCTTGAAATTAAAAGAGCTTTTAGAACTTTTTTTAATACAAATTAAAAGTTTAAAACTTAGCAGTGTTGGTGGTGGAAAAGTAGTTGTTATGGGACTTTTGGAGAGTAGGGGGCTTTGTTTTGATGGAGTGATTATCGTTGATTTTAATGACGATATTATACCAAAAAGAAGTGTCAATGAATTGTTTTTAAACAATGAAATTCGTAAAAATTCCGGACTCATTTCTTATGAGAGAAGAGAAAATTTGCAGAGATTTTATTATGAAAGTTTGATGAAAAATGCTCAAAAAATTTCAATTTCTTATGTGGAAAATGAAGAAAAAATCAAATCGCGTTTTTTAGATGAATTAGCTTTCAAGTGCGATACTCAAACAGAATTTACGCAAAAAGCTTATTTACAGGCTTTAAAATTTGATTATAAGCCTATAAAACTTGATTTAAAGCCTTTAGATGCACCCGTTTTAAAACACAAGCTTTTTGATAAACCTTTATCTTTTAGTCGTTTGAATCTATTTTTAAAGCAAAAAAGGACTTATTATTATCGTTATATTTTAAATCTTTTAGAACCACGAGCATTTTTAGAACAGAATAGGGCAAAAAATTTAGGCATTTTAATCCACAAACTTTTAGAGCTTTATTATAAAAACAATGAAAAAAATCATTTTGATGAAAAGAAATTTTTAATTTTGCTTGAAAATGAGAAACACACTATAAACGCATTAGATTTTGAGATTTTAAAGCTTAAATCTCATCATTTTGCACAGAGTGAAAAGAAACATTTTGAGCAAGGATTTAAGGTGAGTGAGCTTGAGTATAAAATCAGTGAAGACAATCCTAAAATATTTCAATTTCAAACCCCTTTGGGACAGGTTAAAAGCGTTGATTTAATCGGACAAATCGATAGAATTGATACATTGTTAGGGAAGGATAAACTCATCATTGATTATAAAAATGGAAAAATTGAAGAAAATTCTTATCAACTCGCTTTTTATAAGGCTTTGAGTTTTGAAAATGCAGATGCGAAATTTTATGATTTGAATGATTTTGTTTTAAAAACGGGTAAAAATACTAAGACCTTAGAGGAGCTTAAAGAGCTTTTTAGTGAGCTTTTAGAGCAAGATGAGTTTGAATTTGAAAATGAAAAAGATACCTATTGTCCCTATAAGCTCATTTATAAAAAGGATTTAAAATGA
- a CDS encoding RecB-like helicase translates to MSEFKPFLALEASAGSGKTFALSVRFVALILMGAKINEILALTFTKKASNEMQKRVIETFLHFDKDAKKAECEQLCRFLQKSKEELIALRDKKKQEFLRQNLKIYTFDAFFGKILRSFALNLGLMSDFKSSENELDIKAVFLRILNQQELEDLAHYIVELDKREDFFEELENLYQNAYFKKCENIQKPSQIQINQSYEELRAYCLSLNDKRLSANFDDEKLNLEEFLKKSFMDKFETTQYLKKLGEKDEILREKRQAFLTALNAYALELESFKIAKLMNLLEHFSLAKNQIHKEKNVLSFADVSKKVLELVQSELKDMIYFRLDGFIAHLLIDEFQDTSVIQYQILKPIICELVSGEGVRKFRSFFYVGDKKQSIYRFRKGKKELFDLLKREFPQIQSDSLDTNYRSTKEITNFINTIFKDKFLNYIPQKTPDDEHKKGGFVRVVSSKEQTKEEIKIKTLEALEEQIKFLREKNMQEPCILCWKNDDCDLVLDFLRTKHINAFTQSNILLENKANVRLLLEYAKYCIFGDEFYLHFVQALTGVKMSRLKLDLSKNAAENVLYLIKKLKLDLADAALIQFLEYAQDKENFLDLLFEPCPLKIVNEQNLGISIMSVHKSKGLEFENVILLDSLSKPKTNSSKILLEYDIDEGWELKIKDKLRKNDSDYKKFLDKIQKAELDDDINKLYVAMTRAKKSLIIIKRNEACIDGNHPSYFNSDVYLNLQEQDLGILEQEELKIQKKNFTSKDKLPHCIKVGLQELETQKNYETKQSYFGEAFHYFMQNINLKTKANFTRLCERLENKFRFLDKNEVKELILRIENLLNNDTFNKLLKDKKLLKEQSFSFKGQIKRLDLLALGEDENFIIDYKTGKSATDEHKNQIIFYKHAICEILKKNTRAFVVYCLKNQIEIIEL, encoded by the coding sequence ATGAGTGAATTTAAACCTTTTTTAGCCTTAGAAGCGAGTGCGGGAAGTGGAAAAACTTTCGCTTTAAGTGTGCGTTTTGTGGCTCTTATTTTGATGGGAGCAAAAATCAATGAAATTTTAGCCCTAACCTTTACGAAAAAAGCGTCTAATGAAATGCAAAAAAGGGTGATTGAAACCTTTCTTCATTTTGATAAAGACGCTAAAAAAGCCGAGTGTGAGCAACTCTGTCGCTTTTTGCAAAAAAGCAAAGAAGAACTCATCGCTTTAAGAGATAAAAAAAAGCAAGAATTTTTGCGTCAAAACCTTAAAATTTATACCTTTGATGCTTTTTTTGGCAAAATTTTAAGAAGTTTTGCTTTGAATTTAGGTTTGATGAGTGATTTTAAGAGCAGTGAAAATGAACTTGACATTAAAGCTGTTTTTTTAAGAATTTTAAATCAACAAGAGCTTGAGGATTTAGCTCATTATATCGTAGAGCTTGATAAGCGAGAAGATTTTTTTGAGGAGCTTGAAAATTTATACCAAAATGCTTATTTTAAAAAATGTGAAAACATTCAAAAACCAAGTCAAATTCAAATCAATCAAAGCTATGAAGAACTAAGGGCTTATTGCTTAAGTCTTAATGATAAGAGATTGAGTGCAAATTTTGACGATGAAAAACTTAATTTAGAAGAATTCTTAAAAAAAAGTTTTATGGATAAATTTGAAACAACGCAATATTTAAAAAAACTTGGAGAAAAAGATGAAATATTGAGAGAAAAAAGGCAAGCTTTTTTGACAGCTTTAAATGCTTATGCTTTGGAGCTTGAAAGTTTTAAGATTGCGAAATTAATGAATTTGCTTGAGCATTTTTCTTTGGCAAAAAATCAAATCCACAAAGAAAAAAATGTCTTAAGTTTTGCAGATGTCAGCAAAAAAGTGCTTGAGCTTGTCCAAAGTGAGCTTAAAGATATGATTTATTTTCGTCTTGATGGCTTTATTGCTCATCTTTTAATCGATGAATTTCAGGATACAAGTGTCATACAATACCAAATTTTAAAGCCTATTATTTGCGAACTTGTTTCAGGTGAAGGCGTGAGAAAATTTCGCAGCTTTTTTTATGTAGGAGATAAAAAACAAAGCATTTATCGTTTTAGAAAAGGCAAAAAAGAATTATTTGACCTTCTTAAGCGAGAATTTCCTCAAATTCAAAGTGATAGCTTGGATACTAATTATCGTAGCACAAAAGAAATAACAAATTTTATCAATACAATTTTTAAGGATAAATTTTTAAATTATATCCCGCAAAAAACTCCAGATGATGAGCATAAAAAAGGTGGTTTTGTGCGTGTTGTAAGCTCAAAAGAACAAACAAAAGAAGAGATTAAAATAAAAACCTTAGAGGCTTTAGAGGAGCAAATTAAATTTTTGCGAGAAAAAAATATGCAAGAGCCTTGCATTTTATGTTGGAAAAATGATGATTGCGACCTTGTTTTGGATTTTTTAAGAACAAAACATATTAATGCTTTCACTCAAAGCAATATTTTGCTTGAAAACAAAGCAAATGTGCGTTTATTGCTTGAATATGCGAAGTATTGTATATTTGGAGATGAATTTTACTTGCATTTTGTTCAAGCTTTAACAGGTGTAAAAATGTCAAGATTAAAGCTTGATTTGAGTAAGAATGCGGCTGAAAATGTGCTTTATTTGATTAAAAAACTCAAGCTTGATTTAGCTGATGCGGCTTTGATTCAGTTTTTAGAATACGCACAGGATAAGGAGAATTTTTTAGATCTTTTGTTTGAACCTTGTCCTTTGAAGATTGTCAATGAGCAAAATTTGGGCATTAGCATTATGAGTGTGCATAAGTCTAAGGGCTTGGAATTTGAAAATGTGATTTTGCTTGATAGTCTTTCAAAGCCTAAAACGAATTCGAGTAAGATTTTATTAGAATATGATATTGATGAGGGTTGGGAGCTTAAAATTAAAGACAAATTGCGTAAAAATGACTCTGATTATAAAAAATTTTTAGACAAAATTCAAAAAGCCGAGCTTGATGATGATATTAATAAGCTTTATGTTGCAATGACTCGGGCGAAAAAATCTTTGATTATCATTAAGAGGAATGAAGCTTGTATCGATGGAAATCATCCGAGCTATTTTAATTCTGATGTGTATTTAAATTTGCAAGAGCAGGATTTAGGAATTTTAGAACAAGAAGAATTAAAAATTCAAAAGAAAAATTTCACAAGCAAAGATAAGTTGCCACATTGCATTAAAGTGGGTTTGCAAGAGCTTGAAACTCAAAAGAATTATGAGACAAAACAGAGTTATTTTGGTGAGGCTTTTCATTATTTTATGCAAAATATCAATCTTAAAACGAAAGCAAATTTCACAAGACTTTGTGAGAGGCTTGAAAATAAATTCAGATTTTTAGATAAAAATGAAGTTAAGGAGCTGATTTTAAGGATTGAAAATCTTTTAAACAATGATACTTTTAACAAACTTCTTAAGGATAAAAAGCTTTTAAAAGAACAGAGTTTTAGCTTTAAAGGACAGATTAAAAGACTTGATTTACTTGCTTTAGGTGAAGATGAAAATTTCATCATAGATTATAAAACGGGTAAAAGTGCCACAGATGAGCATAAAAATCAAATTATTTTTTATAAACATGCTATTTGTGAAATTCTTAAAAAAAATACAAGGGCTTTTGTTGTATATTGTTTAAAAAATCAAATTGAAATTATAGAGCTGTGA
- the flhB gene encoding flagellar biosynthesis protein FlhB has product MAGEDQEKTEEPTSKKIEDARKEGNVPKSQDAVAVATLIVAITITLLLMGFLGERIANLYRYYQSFIGVELDMRILHSIIIKSIFEALIMLAPITLSIMIAGILGNVMQFGFIFTTTPIMPNLGKINPLKGLKNLFSLRKLIEAVKIILKVSVVFIIAFIVLLYFMRELPRVELYGIFAQMLWLRDKAVILAAIVIIAFMIIAVLDIFLVRFQYFKGLRMSKQEIKDEYKQMEGDPQVKGRIRRLQMEAARRRMIQDVAGADVVITNPTHYAVAIRYDTTKEQAPRVVAKGVDYLALRIKEIAYKNNVIVYENPPLARELYKVCDVDDIIPRELFKAVAEVLSFVYSSNNKSRLSKQIKKTNNQG; this is encoded by the coding sequence ATGGCTGGAGAAGATCAAGAAAAAACAGAAGAGCCCACGTCCAAGAAAATCGAAGACGCGAGAAAAGAAGGAAATGTTCCTAAAAGTCAAGATGCAGTAGCTGTAGCAACTCTTATTGTTGCTATTACTATCACCCTTCTTTTGATGGGCTTTTTAGGGGAAAGAATCGCGAATTTATATCGATATTATCAAAGTTTTATCGGCGTTGAGCTGGATATGAGGATTTTGCATTCTATTATCATTAAGAGCATTTTTGAAGCTTTGATTATGCTTGCACCCATAACTTTAAGTATTATGATAGCTGGAATTTTAGGAAATGTGATGCAGTTTGGTTTTATCTTTACGACCACACCGATTATGCCAAATTTAGGAAAAATCAATCCGCTCAAAGGTCTTAAAAATCTTTTTTCTCTTAGAAAACTCATAGAAGCTGTGAAAATCATTTTAAAAGTTAGCGTGGTTTTTATTATAGCTTTTATTGTGTTGCTTTATTTTATGCGAGAACTTCCTAGAGTGGAGCTTTATGGTATTTTTGCTCAAATGCTCTGGCTTAGGGATAAGGCTGTGATTTTAGCTGCTATTGTTATCATTGCATTTATGATTATTGCGGTTTTGGATATATTTTTGGTGCGTTTTCAATACTTTAAAGGGCTTAGAATGAGTAAGCAAGAAATTAAAGATGAATACAAGCAAATGGAAGGAGACCCGCAGGTTAAAGGACGCATTCGTCGCTTACAAATGGAAGCGGCACGTCGCAGAATGATCCAAGATGTTGCAGGTGCTGATGTGGTCATTACTAACCCAACCCATTATGCTGTAGCCATTCGTTACGATACAACCAAAGAGCAAGCTCCAAGAGTTGTAGCTAAGGGCGTGGATTATTTGGCTTTGAGGATTAAGGAAATTGCTTATAAAAATAATGTCATTGTTTATGAAAATCCGCCTTTAGCAAGAGAGCTTTATAAGGTTTGCGATGTTGATGATATTATTCCTAGAGAGTTGTTTAAAGCCGTTGCGGAAGTCTTAAGCTTCGTTTATAGCTCTAACAATAAAAGTCGTCTTTCTAAGCAAATTAAAAAGACAAACAATCAGGGCTAA
- the motB gene encoding flagellar motor protein MotB: MAKNKCPECPQGERWAVPYADFLSLLLALFIALWAISESNPAKVEALKTEFVKIFDYTTTQTVQQDSQSQEKYKGASRTESDEVKALKQMTVSQQETINKLKAALDQIDNQAVLNLPSKIQFERGSAAIVSADIQDYLRRMAQLILRLPPQVKIEIRGYTDNSDSILRSFELAYARAQNVTQYFINGGVNINNLSIKSYGLNEPLNNNPSALENNRVEIYFKVDTQDEDARKSVLEFIGQSEQN; the protein is encoded by the coding sequence ATGGCTAAAAACAAATGTCCGGAATGTCCTCAAGGTGAAAGATGGGCTGTGCCCTATGCGGATTTTTTATCTTTGCTTTTGGCACTTTTCATTGCTCTTTGGGCAATTTCTGAAAGCAACCCTGCAAAGGTTGAAGCTTTAAAAACCGAATTTGTTAAGATTTTTGACTACACTACGACTCAAACCGTGCAACAAGATAGTCAATCACAAGAAAAATACAAGGGAGCATCGCGAACAGAAAGTGATGAGGTTAAAGCCCTTAAACAAATGACTGTTTCTCAACAAGAAACTATCAATAAGCTCAAAGCCGCACTTGACCAAATAGACAATCAAGCTGTCTTAAATTTACCTTCTAAAATTCAATTTGAAAGAGGGAGTGCTGCTATTGTGTCTGCAGATATACAAGACTATCTTAGAAGAATGGCTCAACTCATTTTGCGTCTGCCCCCTCAAGTTAAAATCGAAATTCGTGGTTATACAGACAATAGCGATTCTATCTTAAGAAGTTTTGAACTCGCTTATGCAAGGGCTCAAAATGTGACTCAATATTTTATAAATGGCGGTGTGAATATAAACAATCTTAGCATTAAAAGTTATGGCTTAAATGAACCGCTCAATAACAATCCTTCGGCTTTAGAAAACAACCGCGTTGAAATTTATTTCAAGGTTGATACGCAAGATGAAGATGCACGAAAATCTGTGCTAGAATTTATAGGACAATCAGAGCAAAATTAG
- the motA gene encoding flagellar motor stator protein MotA, with amino-acid sequence MDLSTILGMVFAITSISVGDILEGGNPLHVIHLSSFLIVMPTAAFCAMTATHKKIVKAAYVELKIVFKGANVNLSQTIAQLVEYAIIARRDGLLALESKTNEIDNEFLKNSMMMLVDGKSFDEIKESMEIQTEELEEHYKECAEYWIRFGETCPTMGLVGAVMGLMLALQLLDNPQAMAAGIAGAFTATVTGIFGAYALFAPWGNKMKANGGELVKEQRVITEAIKGIAEGANPRDLEAKLFNFLGHGDPKISQFDK; translated from the coding sequence ATGGACCTTTCGACCATACTTGGAATGGTGTTTGCAATAACAAGCATCAGTGTTGGGGATATACTTGAGGGCGGAAATCCTTTACATGTTATTCACCTTTCTTCTTTCCTCATTGTGATGCCAACAGCAGCATTTTGTGCAATGACCGCAACTCATAAAAAAATTGTCAAAGCAGCTTATGTAGAGCTTAAAATAGTCTTTAAAGGAGCAAATGTCAATCTGTCTCAAACCATCGCTCAACTCGTCGAATACGCAATCATTGCAAGAAGAGATGGACTTTTAGCCTTAGAATCAAAAACAAACGAAATCGACAATGAATTTTTAAAAAATTCAATGATGATGCTTGTTGATGGCAAAAGTTTTGATGAAATCAAAGAAAGCATGGAAATTCAAACCGAAGAATTAGAAGAGCATTATAAAGAATGTGCAGAATATTGGATACGTTTTGGTGAAACTTGCCCAACTATGGGGCTTGTTGGAGCGGTTATGGGGCTTATGCTTGCTTTGCAACTCTTAGATAATCCTCAAGCAATGGCAGCAGGGATTGCAGGTGCATTTACTGCAACGGTTACGGGAATTTTTGGAGCCTATGCACTCTTTGCACCTTGGGGTAATAAAATGAAAGCTAATGGCGGAGAACTTGTTAAAGAACAAAGAGTGATTACTGAAGCGATTAAAGGTATAGCAGAAGGTGCTAATCCTAGAGATTTGGAGGCTAAATTGTTTAATTTCTTAGGACATGGCGACCCTAAAATTTCTCAATTTGACAAATAG